A window of Yoonia sp. SS1-5 genomic DNA:
TAAAACCCATCCTACGTCATAACTCTCTGCCGGCCAGGTCTTCGACCAGTTCGAAATGTTCAAAGATCAGCATCATCTCGGGGTCGAACCCGCCATTTCGCTTGAAATAGGCCTTATGGTCCTTGCGCCAGCCCAGCAGGCTGTCGTTTTCGCCCTCGGCCAGCGCCATGTCTTCTGTCACGTCGCAGAACCGGATTTCGGTGACCTTGGTGGTTCTTATGACCAACGCCGGGGTGCCATCCCAGTTTGTTGCGATGTCGCAACGCCCAACAACGGGCATCGCCTCTGGTTCGTCAGCGAAATCCGCCGCCGCCCCGCAGGTCGCGGTTTTCTTGCCTTGACGGACAAGGGCGATGAGATGCTGGCAGAGTTCTTGGCTGTCCCCGAATTTGAAGGTTCCCGCGCCGGGGTAGGTTTGTTGGAGATCTTCGGTGTTGTCGGTCATTTATGGGGCTTTCAAAACTGGGGGCGACGCAAGGTGAGGCTTACCCCATCATTCGTGTTGTGCACAACGGAGGGCAACGCCCGGACCTCGGGGATGGCGCACAGACGGTTCTGTTTGGCAGGACCTGCGGTTTGCGAGCGACGATTGTGTCGATTGCGATGCCGGGCCGGAGTTAGCCGCTGCGGTTTTTCGGATTCAAAGGTGACGCGAACCCATCACGCGGTTGCTTTTTTAATGAGAACAATGTCCATGCCATGACATCTCTGCGCATGTCGTATAGCATGAGGTTATAAGCGTGAGCTGCGTCCGCAAACTTGGGAGCGGAGCCAAAATCGCCCGACTGTCCCGACTTCGACGCGATGTCCAGAGTATCAAAGTAAGTCTTACACCGCATCAAGACATCATGTGACGCATAAATACTCAACAAACCGATCGCCGGGAAGACTATCTCCGATATCTTTCTTTCAAGCTCCGCTGATTCAGTTGTTGCTGCATCATTCGCCGTCGGACAGATAGCTAAGAACTCTCGATAAACCTCCTTTTTTTGTTCAATCACCTTTTCAGACTGACTAAGCATCTTTCCGATCACAAAAGTAAGCCCGGAGAGTAATAGCCCTCCTACTATGCTAAGCATTTAATCACCTACTCAACCCGCCATGCAGCGTCGGCTGATCCAGCGCGCTGAACCCGTAGTGCCGCAGCCACCGCAGGTCTGAATCAAAGAACGCCCGCAAATCCGGGATCCCGTATTTCAGCATCGCAATCCGGTCGATGCCCATGCCGAAGGCAAACCCTTGCCACTCTGACGGGTCGATCCCGCCTGCCTGCAGCACTTTGGGATGCACCATGCCGGATCCGAGGATCTCCAGCCAGTCATCGCCCTCGCCCACTTTCAGTGTGCCGCCTTCCCATGAACAGCGGATATCAACCTCGGCCGATGGTTCGGTGAACGGGAAATGCGAAGCCCGGAAGCGGATATCGACATTATCGACCTCGAAATAGGCCTTCACGAATTCCTCCAGCACCCATTTCAGGTTGGCCATGGAGATATCCTTGTCGATAGCCAGCCCCTCGACCTGATGGAACATGGGCGTATGGGTCTGATCGTAATCCGCACGATAAACCCGACCGGGGCAGATGATCCGGGTGGGGGCGCCTGTGGCCTCCATCGACCGGATTTGCACGGGGCTGGTATGGGTGCGCAAGACATGGGGCGGGCGGTTATCGCCTTCGCCGCGGTGGGTGTAGAATGTATCCATCTCGGCCCGGGCGGGGTGGTGGCCGGGGATGTTGAGCGCGTCGAAATTATACCAGTCACTTTCGATCTGCGGGCCTTCGGCGACGGAAAAACCCATATCAGCGAAGATGGCGGTCACCTCTTCGGTGACCTGACTGATCGGATGGATCGAGCCCTGACGGCGGTCACGCGCGGGCAACGTGACGTCAAGCCATTCTGTGCGAAGACGCGCATCAAGCGCCTCATCCGCAAGTGCGGCCTTCTTGGCGGACAGGGCGCTGTTGATCTCGTCCTTGAGCGCATTCAGCGCGGGGCCTGCGACCTGCCGTTCCTCGGGCGTCATCTTGCCCAGCTCGCGCATTTTCAGGCTGATCTCGCCCTTTTTGCCGACGGCCTGCACGCGCAGGTCCTCGACGGCGGTTTCATCCGCCGCATCCGCAATCAGTGCGAGGTATTTCTGTTTGAGATCGTCCATGATGCGCCTCTTGTCCTTGACCATCCTCGGTTAGCGAAAGGGCGCTGTGGTTGCAAGCGATCAGCCGGGTCTGATCTTTGCAATCTCGGATTGGAAATAAGCCAATGTGACG
This region includes:
- a CDS encoding ASCH domain-containing protein produces the protein MTDNTEDLQQTYPGAGTFKFGDSQELCQHLIALVRQGKKTATCGAAADFADEPEAMPVVGRCDIATNWDGTPALVIRTTKVTEIRFCDVTEDMALAEGENDSLLGWRKDHKAYFKRNGGFDPEMMLIFEHFELVEDLAGREL
- the pheS gene encoding phenylalanine--tRNA ligase subunit alpha, whose amino-acid sequence is MDDLKQKYLALIADAADETAVEDLRVQAVGKKGEISLKMRELGKMTPEERQVAGPALNALKDEINSALSAKKAALADEALDARLRTEWLDVTLPARDRRQGSIHPISQVTEEVTAIFADMGFSVAEGPQIESDWYNFDALNIPGHHPARAEMDTFYTHRGEGDNRPPHVLRTHTSPVQIRSMEATGAPTRIICPGRVYRADYDQTHTPMFHQVEGLAIDKDISMANLKWVLEEFVKAYFEVDNVDIRFRASHFPFTEPSAEVDIRCSWEGGTLKVGEGDDWLEILGSGMVHPKVLQAGGIDPSEWQGFAFGMGIDRIAMLKYGIPDLRAFFDSDLRWLRHYGFSALDQPTLHGGLSR